The window GTCAGCGGCAGGAACACCGCGAGGCGGAGGCAGCCGAGGGCGTAGCGGTCGACCGCCGGGCCCGTGCAGCCGGCCGGGGCGCGGAAGCCGGGTGCGCCGATCGACTGGGAGGCCATGGCGTCGACCGGGGTCGCCGTCTCCAGGTCGATGAAGGCGATCGAGTCGTCCGGCCGGACCAGGACGTTGTTGGGGTGCAGATCGCCGAAGACCACGCCCCGGTCGTGCATGGCCCGCACGCCCGCGTCGATCTGGTCGAGGAGGGACAGGGCCCAGGAGGTGTACGCCGTGAACGACTCGGGGGAGGCGTCGGCATCCGGGTTCAGCAGCGGGTTGGACTCGTGGATACGTGTGTGGAGCGAGGCGCCCGGCACGAACTCCCGTGCCAGGAAGTAGTGTTCGCGCCCCTTGCGGTAGTCGATCAGCGGCGGCACGCAGTCCAGTCCCGCCAGCCGCTCCAGCGCCCAGCGCTCGCGCTCCAGCCGGGTCACCGCGTCCTCGCCCTCCTCGTCGAGGCCGGCCAGCGGGCGGGCCTCCTTGAGGAGCACGGTGGCTTCGGTACCGGAGCCCTGACGCAGGTCCTGGGCCTCGTAGACGCCGCCGCCGTTGGAGAAGTGCAGCGCCCTGACCGCGCGGAACGGGAAGTCGCCCATCGTGCTCGCGTTACGGGCCGCCAGCGACTCGGCGAGGCAGTCCGGCAGCGTCACCCACGCGGGCGGCCGGAAGCCGGGGCCGCGTACGTCGGGCACGAGGCGGCCGTCCGGGTCCTCGATGCAGTGCACCGGGTCGCCCTTCGCGTCCCGGCCGAGGCGGGCGACGAAGCCGCCGTAGCGGACGTAGAGCGGGCCGGAGCGCCAGCGCAGGTCGCTGAGGATGTACGGGCCCGGCTCGCCGCCGACCTCCGCGTCCAGGTCGACGAGCACCCGCTCCAGCTGGGGCTCGTCCAGCGGGTAGAGGGTGATGAACTTGCCGCTCGCGCCGCGATCGCCGTACTTGCTGTTGCGCCGGTTCAGGACCTCGGCGCTGCGGATGTACTTGAAGGTGAGGCGCTCGCGTACGCAGTAGGCGCGTACGGCGTCGAGGACGCGGTCGGCGTTGTCCCGGGTCGCCGAGACGTGGATCTTCCAGCCCTGGCCGGGGAGTTGGGTGTGCGGCGGGGTCAGCACCACCCAGTCGCCGTTGACGGAGCGGGTCCAGCCGGCGGGGGCTTGTGCCACCGCGTCGGCGGGCTCGGTGGGGGCGGTGGCGGTCGCCGGGTCCTCGTAGAACGCGTTGCCCGCCTGGCAGTAGGTCACGTACCGGAGATCCATGGTCGTTCTTCCTGTGAGGGCTCTGGGCTACCAGCGCCAGGCCGGTGCGACGTACTTGGTGTAGAGCCACTCCCAGCCCGGGCGGCTGCCCGCGTCCAGCTGGGCCGCGCCCGAGGGGTCGGCGGGGGCACGGTCACGGCCGCCGCGCAGGTCCAGCGGAAGGCCGAGGGCCGGGGTGGGCAGGGCGTCGCTGCGGACCGGGATCAGCGCCGACAGCGGGGCCATGGCGTCCTTGCCGTCCGCCCCGTCGACGGCGACCGTCGCGGCGCCGGTCCGGGTGCGGGTCGCGATGCCGGCGCGGTAGAGGCGTACCGGGGCGCCGGCGGTGATCAGCGCGCGGTCGGTGGACCGGGGCAGGAGCAGCGTGACGCGGCCGTCCTCGGCCGTCGTGTAGCCGCCGTTGACGGTGTACGGGACCTGGACCAGCTGCCCGAGTACGGCGAGGGCGGCCGCGGCCAGGGCGAGCACCGCGCCGAGGCGCCAGGGGCGGCCGCCCGCCGTCCGGGCCTCGCGGGCGAAGCGGCGTACCCCTCGCGCCAGGTGGTGGAGGAAGTAGCCGATGCCGCACAGGACGAGGAGCGCGCCCAGGGCGCCGAGGCGCTGGAGGCTGTCCGACCAGAGGGTGATCGCGCCCGCCACGATGTAGAGCGGGAAAGTCATGCAGAGCAGGCCGAAGGGGACCGCCCAGCGCACACCGGGCAGGTCGCGGCGGTAGCCGGTGCCGCCGGCCAGCAGCCGGGCCAGCCATCTGCGGGCGTCGGTCATCGCCCGGTCGCGCAGATGCGGGATGTCCAGGTGGCTCATCAGCGCGATGTAGCCGTCCAGTTTCACGAACGGCAGGAGGTTGAGCACGCCGGAGAGGTAGGTGACGACGGCGTACACGAGGACCCCGTCGCGTGCCGCCGAGGCGCCCATGAACAGGGTGGCGAGGGCGGCGGCCCCGGCGATGACGGTCTGGGTGGCGATGCCGGCGAGGGCGACCCGTACCCGCTGCTCCTTGCGCGGCAGCCGCCAGCCGTCGGACACGTCGCAGAAGAAGGCCGGCGACATGTAGAAGAGCATCATGCCCATCCGGGTCGGCCGTCCGCCGTAGTACGTGAGGACCGCGCCGTGGCCGATCTCGTGCACGGCGGTGGTGGCGAGCACCGCGCCGATCACGCAGAGGTAGAGCAGGGGTGCGAAGGGGCGCCCCAACGCGCCCTGGAGATCGGCCCCTTGGAAGGCCAGGGCGAGCAGTCCGCCGATCGTGACGGCCGATGCGGCGACGGCGGCCCCGCGGTGCGCGACGGCCGCCACGAGCGGGGCGAGGCGGGTCAGCAGCCGGTCCGGCTTGAGAAGGGTGAACTGCAGGGTGAGCGGCGGGACGAAGCGGAACCAGGAACTGCGGTCCTTCTTCGGCACTCCGTCGTCCAGCACCTTCGCCCCGGCGAGCGTCCGCACCGCCGAGCCGACGTCGGCCTGGGTCCAGGGTGCGCCGAGGGCGTCGGCCAGGTCGTCGTGGTCGCGTACGCCGTCGACGGCCCGGACGAGGCGGGCCAGGTCCTCCTGAAGGCGGAAGTACTGGTGGCTGCCGCGCTGCACCACCCAGGGCGCGCCCGGCTCGGCCGGCTCGTGGACCACCACGTCGGGGGCGAGGCGGGGACGGGCCAGCCGCTCGGGGGCCAGTAGTACGGCACCGGCGGGTGTGCTGGACATGCCTGGTTCTCTCCTCGGGACGGCGGGGTGGCGGGACGGCGGGACGGCGAGATGACGGAACGGCGGGGTGGGCGGGGGTGGATCCGGTGGCTCCGCGACAGCCGGTGTCGGGGCATGCCGCCGGGCGACGTCGCGGGTGGTGTCGGTTGCGACGTCGGACGGCGGGTGAGGTGACGTGGGGTGCGGTGGGGCCGAGTGTGGTGGGGCCGGGTGCGGTGGGGCCCGTCCGGCGACGGCCGGCGCTGTCGTCAGACGACGTCGCGCGCGGTGAACAGCTTCCGGGCGAGCAGCGCGGCGGCCGTCAGCCAGCCCACGATCACCAGCAGCGCGAGCGGCGTGGAGAGCAGGTCGGGCTTCTGGTCCCGGTAGACGGAACTCTGGGCGATCGTCATCAGGTACTTGCCGGCCTCCGGCACCAGCACCTGCACCGCCGGGTCGACGACCAGGGTCAGCGCGACGACGGTCACCACGGCCCCCACCTGGTGCCGGACGATCCAGCCGACCAGCGCGCCCCAGGGTGCGGCGAGCGTGTTGACGGCGAAGACGCCCAGCAGGATCAGCCAGGTCTCGCCGTGCCACGCGGGCTTCGTCCCGTTGGCCGCGAGGGTGCCCCACGCGGAGGCGAGGGACAGCGCGGCGGTGAGCAACGCGGCGAGGGCGCCCACGGCGGTGGCGGTCAGCACCTTGGCGGCGAGCAGGCGGGTACGGCCGCCGCTCATCAGGACCGAGCGGCCGATGGCGCCCGAGGTGTACTCGCGGGAGACGAAGACCGCACCGAAGAGGGAGGTGAAGAGGGACATCATGAACCAGGAGCGGACGATGTCGTCGGTGACGGCGGCCCGGCCCATGGTGCCCTCCTCGATGGCCGTCACCCCCTGGGAGGCGTAACCGAGGGCACCGAGCAGGGACATCAGGACACCGCACCCGGCCAGGATCAGCCAGCCGCGGCCCGTCCAGGCCTTGGCCCATTCACCGGCGAGCAGGTTACGCATGGTTCTGTCCTCCGACAGCGGATGAGGCGGTCGATGCGGCTGAAGCAGCCGAGGCGGCCGAAGCCGTCGTCGGCGAGCCGACCAGGGAGAAGAACCGGTCTTCGAGGCGTTCCCCCTCGCCCGTGCCAACGAGACCTTCGAGCGGACCGGCGTACCGCAGCGAGCTCTGGATGATCACCACGTCGTCCACGGTCTGCTCCACCTCGGAGAGCAGGTGGCTGGAGACGAGGACGGTCCTGCCCTCGTCGGCCAGGCCGCGCAGCAGGCCGCGCAGCCAGCGGATGCCGTCCGGGTCGAGGCCGTTGGCGGGCTCGTCAAGGACGAGGAGTTCGGGGTCGGGGAGCAGCGCGGTGGCGAGCGCGAGGCGCTGCTTCATGCCGGTCGAGTAGCCCTTGACGGGGCGGGAGGCCGCGTTGCCGTCGGCCAGGCCCACCAGGTCGAGAACCTCCTCGACGCGCTGCCGGGGCAGGCCCAGGGTCCGGGCCCAGATGGTGAGTTCGCGTCGGGCACTGGCGCCGGGCAGCGGCCCCACGGCGTCCATGCTGACGCCCACCCGGCGGGCGGCGTGGGGCAGTTCGGCGTAGGGGCGGCCGAAGACGGCCGCCTCGCCGGAGGTCGGCCGGCACAGGCCGAGCAGCATCCGCAGCGAGGTGGTCTTGCCGGCTCCGTTGCGGCCGAGGAGGCCGACGATCCGGCCGGGCCGGACCTCGTACGTCAGGTCGTCGACCGCCGTGACCTCGCCGAAGCGCTTGGTCAGGCCGCGCAGGGCGACGACGGGGGCGCCGGCGGTGCTCGACGCGTTCGCGGTGCTCAACGGCGTGCCTTCCGGAGGTTGGCGCCGATCTTGACCAGGCAGCTCAGCATGACGGCACCCAGGCCGGCCATGACGAAGATCTCGACGCCGCCCGACAGCTGCGAGGTGGCGACGGCCATGCCGAGCGGGATGAGAGCGCAGGCGAAGGCGAGGTTCTTGTTCTCGGCCGCTGCCTTGTCTCGGCTGTTGGCCATGCTGGACTCCTTGGTCGGACTGGTGGGACTTGGGTGGGGGGAGGGGGCGGAGAACGAAGCGCGGATTCCGCGGTGGCGGCCCGGGGCCCTCTGCGGGCCCGGGACGCCGCCGCGGAAATCCGTATGCGGTTCGGCCACCGCTGTCGGCTGATCGGCCGGGTCAGGCAGACCGCCGGATCAGGCAGACCCCCGATTCGGACAGACCGCCGATTCGGACAGACCGCCGGATCGGACAGACCTGCCGGAGGGGACAGATCTACCGGATCAGGATCAGGTGGCGATGACCGCGCTGGCGACGGTGCTGATCACGACGCCGGTCTTGAAGCCGCTCCAGAAGCCCGGGGCCTCCATGGCCTCCAGCTCCTGCATGCCCAGCTCCAGCGACGCGTCGAAGCCGGTCGGCTCCTGTGTGACGTTGTCCTTCATGTCGGTTGCCCTCCCGTTGAGTTGAGACTGGATCGAGTCGAACGAGTCTTGAGTGAATCAGGTGATGATCGAGACGGCGACGCCCGTCGAGACACCGACGGCCGACACGACCGTCGCACCGACGACGACGCCACCGGCGGTCCACCAGCCCGGGGCCTCCATGGCCTCAAGCTCCTGCATGCCCAGCTCCAGGGCGGAGCTGAAGTTGTCGTTCTCGAAGTTCTCCTGCATGGGAACTCCCCCTTTTCTCATGGTGTCGAGAGCCGTTGCTCTCTTTCCGCCCGCTCCCGGGACCGGGAGCGGAAGTCTCAGATGTGCGCGGTGAGCGCGGTCGGCACGGCGTGCGCGGCGTGCGCGGTCCGTGTCGCGGTCGTGCCGAGCGCCGCGTCCAGGAGGCGGCGTACGTCCTCCGCCCGCAGCCCGCCGAGCATCGGCAGGCCGGCGCCCCAGGCCCGTACGGTCCGCTCGGCCAGGGCCTCGATCCGCCCCGGGCCCTCGGCGGTGAGCCGGCGGCCCACCCGCCAGTCGTCCATCAGGGCGGCGATCCCGTCGGCCGGGTCCTCGGGCAGGGCCCGCCCCCGGTCCGCCGGCGCGGCCTCGCGCAGCCCGGCCCACATCCGTCGCAGCCGTGGCGCGGAGCCCAGCCTGGGCTCCCCGTCGAGCACGGCCCGCCACAGGTGCGGCAGCAGCGCGGCGACGGCGGTCATCTTCCGTACGCCGAGGGCCGACGACATCTCGTTGGCGATGAGCCAGCCCTTGACCGCGTACGGGTCGCGGCCCTGGTGCAGCCACTCGCCGTGTGTGAGCCCGCTGAGCTTGGCGATGTCCAGGCGGAGCGCGTCGCCGGGCTCCTCCTCCCGTA is drawn from Streptomyces bottropensis ATCC 25435 and contains these coding sequences:
- the lanKC gene encoding class III lanthionine synthetase LanKC; the protein is MDLRYVTYCQAGNAFYEDPATATAPTEPADAVAQAPAGWTRSVNGDWVVLTPPHTQLPGQGWKIHVSATRDNADRVLDAVRAYCVRERLTFKYIRSAEVLNRRNSKYGDRGASGKFITLYPLDEPQLERVLVDLDAEVGGEPGPYILSDLRWRSGPLYVRYGGFVARLGRDAKGDPVHCIEDPDGRLVPDVRGPGFRPPAWVTLPDCLAESLAARNASTMGDFPFRAVRALHFSNGGGVYEAQDLRQGSGTEATVLLKEARPLAGLDEEGEDAVTRLERERWALERLAGLDCVPPLIDYRKGREHYFLAREFVPGASLHTRIHESNPLLNPDADASPESFTAYTSWALSLLDQIDAGVRAMHDRGVVFGDLHPNNVLVRPDDSIAFIDLETATPVDAMASQSIGAPGFRAPAGCTGPAVDRYALGCLRLAVFLPLTVVLNWGPEKTAQLITLVTENFPVPPDFAERVVADLTAAHDTAGAEGTEADANAETVASPKTVASPETAASAADPAPVWPETLTPADWPSLRASLAAGILATATPDREDRLFPGDIAQFTTPGGGLALAHGAAGVLWALGGAGTQIPAAHTDWLTERVRRWTEPRPGFYDGLHGIAYALDALGRTAEAHEVLDRALALPLDDVDGSLFAGLPGIGLSLLHFGHLDAAERLAELVADRTPGGYAARPRPGLLHGATGAALFLLRLYERTGDPKLLHTAVEGLRHDLAELSNGPGISRMPYLAVGGAGTAMVVSDVLPHLPSPDPALHDALPLLHSSLASPYQAQAGLFQGRAGATLALRRLHDRTPGPQTEAALHRHLTAFGWHAIPYAGHPAFLGDQTLRLSTDLATGTAGVLLALDDALGSGEGLPFLS
- a CDS encoding ABC transporter permease translates to MRNLLAGEWAKAWTGRGWLILAGCGVLMSLLGALGYASQGVTAIEEGTMGRAAVTDDIVRSWFMMSLFTSLFGAVFVSREYTSGAIGRSVLMSGGRTRLLAAKVLTATAVGALAALLTAALSLASAWGTLAANGTKPAWHGETWLILLGVFAVNTLAAPWGALVGWIVRHQVGAVVTVVALTLVVDPAVQVLVPEAGKYLMTIAQSSVYRDQKPDLLSTPLALLVIVGWLTAAALLARKLFTARDVV
- a CDS encoding daptide-type RiPP, with the protein product MKDNVTQEPTGFDASLELGMQELEAMEAPGFWSGFKTGVVISTVASAVIAT
- a CDS encoding ABC transporter ATP-binding protein — translated: MSTANASSTAGAPVVALRGLTKRFGEVTAVDDLTYEVRPGRIVGLLGRNGAGKTTSLRMLLGLCRPTSGEAAVFGRPYAELPHAARRVGVSMDAVGPLPGASARRELTIWARTLGLPRQRVEEVLDLVGLADGNAASRPVKGYSTGMKQRLALATALLPDPELLVLDEPANGLDPDGIRWLRGLLRGLADEGRTVLVSSHLLSEVEQTVDDVVIIQSSLRYAGPLEGLVGTGEGERLEDRFFSLVGSPTTASAASAASAASTASSAVGGQNHA
- the mpaP gene encoding daptide biosynthesis intramembrane metalloprotease encodes the protein MSSTPAGAVLLAPERLARPRLAPDVVVHEPAEPGAPWVVQRGSHQYFRLQEDLARLVRAVDGVRDHDDLADALGAPWTQADVGSAVRTLAGAKVLDDGVPKKDRSSWFRFVPPLTLQFTLLKPDRLLTRLAPLVAAVAHRGAAVAASAVTIGGLLALAFQGADLQGALGRPFAPLLYLCVIGAVLATTAVHEIGHGAVLTYYGGRPTRMGMMLFYMSPAFFCDVSDGWRLPRKEQRVRVALAGIATQTVIAGAAALATLFMGASAARDGVLVYAVVTYLSGVLNLLPFVKLDGYIALMSHLDIPHLRDRAMTDARRWLARLLAGGTGYRRDLPGVRWAVPFGLLCMTFPLYIVAGAITLWSDSLQRLGALGALLVLCGIGYFLHHLARGVRRFAREARTAGGRPWRLGAVLALAAAALAVLGQLVQVPYTVNGGYTTAEDGRVTLLLPRSTDRALITAGAPVRLYRAGIATRTRTGAATVAVDGADGKDAMAPLSALIPVRSDALPTPALGLPLDLRGGRDRAPADPSGAAQLDAGSRPGWEWLYTKYVAPAWRW
- a CDS encoding daptide-type RiPP, whose translation is MQENFENDNFSSALELGMQELEAMEAPGWWTAGGVVVGATVVSAVGVSTGVAVSIIT